A genomic window from Pseudomonadales bacterium includes:
- a CDS encoding AraC family transcriptional regulator, whose amino-acid sequence MRRTAIATLLTLMTSVAVATDAVASEAPATDASAMDPTATTAPVVKAVVAPAGSPAVPNQPLGDDLEGVKQALLKLKRDLVILEEDLLFPASTQVAVFLSMDIGELFQLDSVTLKLNGREVAHHLYTDKQTDALYRGGIQKLYVGNAKQGSNELTAFFTGRGPGGRDYRRATSVAFEKSFEPTFIELAIADSTADYQPEFRSAVSD is encoded by the coding sequence ATGCGAAGGACAGCAATCGCTACACTACTGACACTCATGACGTCTGTCGCTGTCGCGACAGACGCAGTTGCGTCGGAGGCACCGGCAACAGACGCTTCAGCCATGGACCCGACAGCGACGACCGCACCGGTTGTCAAAGCGGTCGTGGCTCCGGCTGGCTCCCCGGCCGTCCCGAATCAGCCGCTCGGTGATGATCTCGAAGGGGTCAAGCAGGCGCTGCTCAAGCTCAAACGGGATCTGGTGATCCTCGAAGAGGATCTGCTTTTTCCGGCCAGCACTCAGGTGGCCGTATTCCTCTCCATGGACATCGGCGAGCTGTTTCAGCTCGACTCTGTGACGCTGAAACTGAACGGCCGGGAAGTCGCCCACCACCTGTATACCGATAAACAGACGGACGCGCTGTACCGCGGTGGTATCCAGAAACTTTATGTGGGCAATGCCAAACAGGGTTCGAATGAACTGACCGCCTTCTTCACAGGCCGGGGCCCGGGTGGCCGGGATTATCGGCGCGCCACCAGTGTGGCCTTCGAGAAATCCTTCGAACCCACCTTTATCGAGCTGGCCATCGCCGATTCCACGGCCGACTACCAGCCCGAGTTCCGTTCCGCGGTCTCCGACTAG